The following are encoded together in the Lathyrus oleraceus cultivar Zhongwan6 chromosome 3, CAAS_Psat_ZW6_1.0, whole genome shotgun sequence genome:
- the LOC127132074 gene encoding 3-ketoacyl-CoA synthase 1, with protein MDKENLTAEMNFKDSTSAVIKIRRRLPDLLQTVKLKYVKLGYGYSCNATTILIFTLVVPLLLFLAVQFQLTDLKLDRLSELWSNHTFQLDADTAVGSIILLFLFALYYAKRSPPIYLVDFACYKPEKERKITVESFVEMLDDSGKFGEETLQFQRRILSRAGLGDETSLPNGITSRPPNLCMEEARSEAESVMFGALDALFAKTGVNPRDIDILVVNCSLFNPTPSLSAMIVNHYKLRTDIKSYNLGGMGCSAGLISIDLAKDLLKANPNSYAVVLSTENLTLNWYFGNDRSMLLSNCIFRMGGAAILLSNKPSDFTRSKYKLVHTVRTHKGGDDKNYNCVYQREDENGKVGVSLARELMAVAGDALKTNITTLGPLVLPFSEQFMFFLSLVRRKVLKGSRVKPYIPDFKLAFEHFCIHAGGRAVLDEIQKNLQLSEWHMEPSRMTLHRFGNTSSSSLWYELAYAEAKGRVAKGDRVWQIAFGSGFKCNSAVWKAVRDLPVVGDWRGNPWDDSVEKYPVSVPVSVST; from the coding sequence ATGGATAAAGAGAATCTGACGGCGGAGATGAATTTCAAAGACTCAACCTCCGCCGTGATAAAAATTCGGCGACGGTTGCCGGATTTACTACAGACGGTGAAGCTGAAATACGTCAAGCTAGGATACGGCTATTCATGCAACGCTACCACCATTCTCATTTTCACTCTCGTAGTTCCTCTCTTACTCTTCCTCGCCGTTCAATTTCAACTCACCGATCTGAAACTCGACCGGCTCTCAGAGCTCTGGTCAAACCACACTTTTCAACTTGACGCGGATACGGCCGTCGGTTCCATCATTCTCCTCTTCCTCTTTGCTTTGTACTACGCGAAACGGTCTCCGCCGATATACTTAGTCGATTTCGCGTGCTACAAACCGGAAAAAGAACGGAAGATAACAGTGGAATCGTTCGTCGAAATGTTAGACGATAGCGGCAAATTCGGAGAAGAAACACTTCAATTCCAACGCAGAATTTTATCAAGAGCAGGTTTAGGCGACGAAACGTCTCTACCGAACGGAATAACTTCCCGTCCGCCAAATCTATGTATGGAAGAAGCGCGTTCAGAAGCAGAATCAGTAATGTTCGGAGCATTAGACGCGCTTTTCGCTAAAACAGGTGTTAATCCAAGAGATATCGATATTCTTGTAGTGAATTGTAGCTTATTCAATCCAACGCCTTCGCTTTCTGCTATGATTGTGAATCATTATAAGCTCAGAACTGACATAAAAAGCTATAATCTCGGTGGAATGGGCTGTAGTGCAGGTCTTATTTCGATCGATCTTGCGAAGGATCTTCTGAAAGCGAATCCAAATTCGTATGCAGTGGTTTTAAGCACTGAGAATTTGACATTGAATTGGTATTTCGGAAACGACCGATCAATGCTTCTTTCGAATTGCATTTTTCGAATGGGTGGTGCTGCTATACTGTTATCGAATAAACCATCGGATTTTACTCGGTCTAAGTATAAGCTGGTTCACACGGTTCGAACTCATAAAGGAGGTGATGATAAGAACTATAACTGTGTTTATCAGAGAGAAGATGAGAATGGGAAAGTCGGTGTTTCGTTAGCCAGAGAATTAATGGCGGTTGCTGGTGATGCTTTGAAAACAAACATAACAACATTGGGTCCATTGGTTTTGCCATTTTCTGAACAGTTTATGTTTTTTCTGTCGTTGGTGAGAAGAAAAGTGTTGAAAGGTTCGCGTGTGAAGCCTTATATACCTGATTTCAAGCTTGCTTTTGAGCATTTCTGTATTCATGCTGGTGGAAGAGCTGTTCTTGATGAGATACAGAAGAATCTGCAACTGAGTGAGTGGCATATGGAGCCGTCGAGGATGACTCTGCATCGATTCGGGAACACGTCGAGTAGTTCTCTGTGGTATGAATTGGCTTATGCAGAGGCTAAGGGGCGCGTCGCGAAAGGGGATCGGGTATGGCAGATTGCGTTCGGGTCGGGTTTTAAATGTAACAGTGCGGTGTGGAAGGCGGTGCGGGACTTGCCGGTGGTCGGAGATTGGAGGGGTAATCCTTGGGATGATTCTGTTGAAAAGTATCCTGTTAGTGTGCCTGTTTCTGTTAGTACTTGA